In Photobacterium atrarenae, the sequence ATGTATAAAGACAGGTAATGATCGATATCGGGGTGGCGAATGAGTCCCAGCTCCATCAATGCGTCAAAGACATTGGCTGTATCAGCATATTTTTGAGGGAGTACCAGGCAGAGAGACTCCTGGCCGAGTAACTCAGTGTCAAAATGGACTCTGTTTGGCATTGATGTCACGATCCCCACATCAATATCACTGTTTTTAATTGCGATTAGAATCTTATGATTCGGTGCGGCTTCCAGCGTGACAATAAGTTTAGGAAATTCTTGCTGGAGCTCGAGCAACTTAGGGTAAAGAGTCAGGGCCTGGGAGCCGGAGCATGCAATTCGGTACTGGCCTGCGTAGGGGTGGTTTGTACTGAGTTTGTCCAAAAGGGTCGCTTCACTCCGCTCCAGCTGACATGCATATTCATACACATCCCTTCCCTGCTCAGTGATCTCAAAGCGTTTTTTAACTCGCCTCACCAGTTGGTGCCCACAGGCTTCTTCCAGTTTGCGTATTTGCTGGCTGACACCGGGTTGGGTCATATGTAACTTTTCGGCCGCTTTTGTAAAGTGTCCCGTATCAATCAAAGTTTTAAATGTATTCAACCAGACTGAGTTTAGCATGACAAAAAACCATAAATTTATATTATTAAAATAATAATAAATAATAATTTTTTATTTAGCAAAAGCTGCTCTACTCTCCTCCTGAAACTCCATCCGAAGATAGCAATGGACAATACCATATCCGCATCCTTTCCCTCATATGGGGGGCATACCGGCTTTTGAAGCCGCTGTACGGTTTTCTACCGATATGTGGATACCTTAATCATGGGTTAACTGAAATCGTCAAGGCGGTTCAGAATCTATCTATATTCTACCCATTGCATTTTGTTGGGTTAGTATTCGGCGCCTTGTTCGGAAACAATCTCGAAATTTACAGCTGCAGTGACGATTTTCATTGTAGGGCATATGAATAAAATGAGTGCTTCAATATATTACGTATGGATGCTACCGCGCTGATTTAGTGATGCTGTGTGATAAATTTTATTGGTATTCAAATTAGGGGTTTTACTCTATTTTTTGTGAGTGAGACCATTTCAATGGTCATACCAGAGGTAAATTGACGGTGTATATCTATTGATTAATTGAAAGCGTCAAAAAAACATTTGAATTAGTCAATAATATATCTTTTGTGACTTATTATTGGCGATGAATAAGTGTTTATTTGTATTGATTATATATTAAAGATTATTGTATATTGTAGCGTATGCTACATATGATTTCCCATATGTTTTTTGTGTCCAAATTTCACATCCCATACATCATTAGGGATTTTTCTTAAAAAATAATATTTGATTATGTTTACTTACCGAGAGCGAAAAAAATCAATATGGGGGATTTTCACTAAAAATGTTCAGGTGAAAAGTCGCCTGAAGAAAAATCCGAACCATAGTGAGGGCCAGCGAAAAATTTACATAAGAAGCAAGTATCATCGTGGCTATTATATTGAAAGCATTAGTGGTGAACAAGATAAATGGCGCGCACGAATCAATGGAGAGTTTGTTTCTGGCAGTCTGGAGCAGATCAAAATGAGCATTGATCTCTGGTGTGACAGGAAAGAGTTTGTCCCTCCTGAGTCCATTAGAGTCCCCCTGAAGAGTGACAGTTTGAAAAAGAAGCCCAGAGTGAAGGTGTATAAGGGGGTGAAAATATTTATCGACGATGAGGGTGATGACGAGTGGTATTTGATTTATAAAGGAAAACTTCTAAAAGGAAATCTTCCGAATATCGTTTCCTTTATCGACAAAATAAGGAAGTGATGCTGCCAACATATCATCAACAGGTTGTGAAAATGTTCGGCTTTTTTTGAGGTGTATTAATTTTAAGAGGTGTTTGCTGTGTCGTGCTTCAAAGCGGTTCGACTAACTTATGGTGCTTGTCGGATTTACAAAGAGAGTGATAGTTCATTATATTCCGATTTTGATTATATACTACAGCCCATTATCAACCCGTTAACCGGGAGAGCACACTCGTACGAAGTTTTATCCCGAGTATTGAGTAGCTCGGGTGAGTGTTATGATAGTGAAGATTTTTTCTCAAGTATAGATGATGAATTTATTAAAAGCATTGTATTGAATCAGTTGGAAACGTTACAAAAGGCTTCTGAGGTAAGAGGAGTTATCTTCTCTTATAATATGCCACTTTCTGTATTGGAAGACTATGATTTCGTCTGTCAAATAATTGAATATGCAATAACACCGATTGCGATTGAGGTTAATGATCTTAGCGCAGATTTTGAATCAGCCCGGTTACATAATCATATTCAGTTGCTTCGATCTGCAGGTCATAAAATTTGGCTGGATGACTTCAACCATAAAGATTTAACTTTCTTCCGTTCGCTCACTCAGTTTTCCTGGGATCTGATTAAAATTGACCGGGCATATTTGTTTAATCATGATTTGTTTGAAAACTTGGAATCGCTGATCAGATTTCTGAAATACTATACCAAAGAAATTGTTGTTGAAGGGGTGGAGAGCGATTATTATCTGAGTTTTCTGTCTCGCAAGAAGGTCTTGGCGCAGGGGTTCTATTTCTCCCCTGGTTTGACGCCGGACGAGCTCTTACCGCGTGTCTGTGATACATCACTTCACTGATTGATGCTATCGTTAGGGTGAAGGTATTCACCCTATCGGGTAACCTTGTTGCGCTGTTTTTTTGCTTTAACTTAGATGCGCCGGAATTCGAAGCATATCTCCCCACCCCGTTGATCTGATAGCAGCCATTGCTGAATCCCCTTGTATATATTCTCTGTCATCGGCTAACAGAGAAATCGCCTGACCTGGGCCTAATCGTGTCGTTTGGCATGACGGTTGAGATTTTGGCTGTATGACTGATACGACATGGGTGTTTCGGTAATCTATTTGTTGCTGGATTCGATTCTTCCGTTGCCTAAGATAGATACAAGACCGCGTAATTATAGCTGCTGAATATGACAATACCATTACAGGTGATCTTGTATGTGTTTTTTATGATTTCTTATTCACAACTCTGATGGTGGTTGCTTTATACCCTTGCGACGTTGAAACTATCCATTCCATCCATACAAATCGATACGATGTTGCTGCGCCGGAGCACAAGGGTTAGCTTAAGGTGCTCGTCCCTGTGCCGTTCTCAGGTTGGTGGTAGTGCCAGGTTTGATTGCGGCCGCGGCGCTTGGCTTCGTACAGCGCCATGTCGGCCTGGTAGATCAGTTGATCGCGCAGGGAGGTGATATCGCTTTCCGATGGTACTTCGGTGGCCTTGAGCGTGCTGATGCCGATGCTCACCGTGGCGGCGTGCATTGTGGTGAGTTGTGCTTCAATGGCGGCCCGGAAGCGATCGGCAATCCTGAGGCTTTCTGTAAAATTGGTTTCATCAATCAGCACGATAAACTCGTCACCCGCCAGTCGCCCGATGATATCACTTTTTCGGGTATAGCTCTGAAGTGTTGTTGCGATAGTGCTCAGAATGTGGTCGCCCTTTTGATGGCCATGTTGATCATTGATGGTTTTGAAAGCGTCGACATCAATGATAGCCAGAGAGTACCCTGCACCACGGGAAAGCCCGAGTGGGAGCTTGTGATCCATCTGAACGAAAAAACCACGACGGTTATACAGGGCTGTAAGGTCATCCTGGTGAGCTTGTAGCCTGTATTCTTCATTTTCCCGCTGTAGTTGTTGCTCCTGACGTTTATAGTCTGTAATGTCATACGCGATCCCCTGAAACTGGTTCGCCTTAAAACAGAGACTACCCTTACAGTGAAGCCAGACCGAATTGCCGTTTGGAGCACGGAACTCGATAGTCCCGTTCAACTGGGTCTGGTTCTTTGCTTTCATTACCTGAATGTGACGCTTCATTTCGTCAGTATTGGCTGGTGTTAGATGTACCTCTTTATTCCCTGAAAGTAAACTTTGTCGGCTGATATCATGGCGAGTACTGGATTGAGCCCTGATCCTCAGCACAAAGTATTTGAAATCGAATACACCGACCCCATCAATCATCCCACTATTGGTCAGGGTTTGAATGGCGCTGTCCTGCTGCTTTTTCTCAAGAGGATCCATCTCAGGAGGTTGAATGAGGTAAGACTTCATTTTCAGTAAAAAACCGGCCTGATTGTGTATTAATTTGCTCGGGCGTCCATATTTCTGGTTAGGACATCAGTTTTGAATTCCACACCATTATAGTTAGATTGAAATTGGTTACAATAAACACGAATGTTTAATGCGGGATTAACAAAAAGTTGTATGCAACTTAAGGCATCCTACCTGTAAAATGTATTGATATCACTGCGCTGCTGAGCATCTCGACTTATCATCTTACCAACTTCGGTTGCCTCGACTGGTTTGCTGAATAGGTACCCTTGTCCGTACTGACAGCCGGCATCCCGCATGAGCTCATATTGCGCCTCTGTTTCAATTCCTTCGGTCACAACCTTCAAGCCCAAATCCTGTGACAGGGTCAGAATGGCCTTCAGGACACTCATTTTTTTGCTCGTGGGCGTCAGCTGCTGAATAAAGACTTTGTCGATTTTCAGCTTTTGGAATGGCATCAGGGTCAATTGACTCAACGAGGAGTAACCCGTCCCAAAATCATCCAGTGCTAGCTCGACGCCAAGCGCATGTAAGTTTTGCAATCTCTGCAGTGAATTCTCAACTGCCTGCATGGTGGTATCTTCGGTGATCTCCAGAATCAGTTTATTTGCCGGTAGTCCTGTTTGCACCAGCACGTTGCTCACCATGGTTTCCAGGTTGTAGCGGGTATGCATGGCTGGCGAAATATTGACGGAAATCTGAATCTCGGTCAGGCCAGTGCGGCGCCAGGCCATGGTTTGCCTGCAGGCGGTCTGCAGCACCCACTCGTTGAGCCGCTCTGCCTGGCCGGAATTCTCGGCGATGGTAACAATATCCGGTGGCGGGATTGCACCATAGACATCATGTTGCCATCGTAGTAGGGCTTCGACTAGTATGACACGCCTGTCTTGCAAGCAGACAATCGGCTGATAAGCGAGTGTCATCTGATTGTCTGCCAGCGCTTGGTGCAGGTCGTTGGTGAGTATCCGGAACCGTTCTGCCTTGTCGTTCATCGACTGGTGAAACATCTGGTAGGTGTTCCTGCCGCGGGACTTGGCCTGATACATGGCTGTATCGGCATGTTTGGTAAGTGTGTTGGGATCCTGGCCATGATCAGGATAGATACTGAGTCCGATACTCATACTCGGGAAGAGTTGATGCCCCTGAATCTTGATGCCGTGGCTGACTTGCTCGCAGATTCGTTGTGACAGCTCAAGGCCAGTCTGAGAGCTTTGTATATCGTGTTGAATAATGCCGAACTCATCGCCCCCCAGGCGGGCCAGTACCATTTTAGAGGGGAGCATCTGTTGCAACTGCCTGGCAAGCTCCCGGAGCAATGTATCACCGATCGGGTGCCCCAGCGCATCGTTGACATCTTTAAAGTTATCCAGGTCAAGGATATACACCGCATAGCGGGTTTTCTTGCGCCGGGCCCGGTGTGTGGCTTCTGCCAGCGCGTTTTGAAAAGCATAGCGATTGGCAAGGCCTGTCAGGCTGTCCCGCCGGGCCTGTCTTTTGTTCTCGGCATTGGCGCGATACAGCAGGAAAATGAGGATCCCGCCGCTCAGCAGCAGCCCCATCAGGTAAAAATTGGACTCATACTGCAGCAGCGAGAGGCGCTGGAGTGAGCCCCAGGCCCGATCGCCGGAAAAACTTTTGACGTTGAAGGTCCGGACCCGGGCATACAATCGTTCCAGCTCTTCGAGGGTGGCGTTCATCACCGCCTCAGATCTGCTGTTCTGGGCCAGTAGCGGCTCAATCCGGGATAAAAACTGCTTGAGATCGCCCAGCAGCAGCAGGGCATCCGGCTGACTGCGAAATGGCCGGGTCTCCTCGCCGGTGGAAAGGACGTCAAGGCGACTCCAGAGAATGTCAAAGCGTAACCAGAGCTCGTCATCGTCGATGTTATTCAGCGTGGCGCGCCGGAGTGCCTGCATAAATTTAAGCGTCTCGATCTCAAGCTCAGATGAGGCCCAGCCAACGCTCTTGAGCGAAACGGAAATCAGGCTGGTGACTTGATGATGGCGCTTGGCACTGATGGTCGAGATGGCCGCAAACACGAGAACGACCACCGCGGCAATGGGCAGTTTGAAGCGGTTCATGGCTTGACTTCCAGCGCACTCAGTTGCCAGACCATCCCTTCATAATGATTTGGGGCGTCGAGTTCCGGGTATTCAGAAATCGGGTAGATGATCCAGAGCGGCCCTTTGTCGCGCACCCGCATCAGGGTTCCGTTGTCTTTCATCGCCAGCAGGATCGGATAGGACTGGATAATATCCATCTTGATGTCGCTCTGGTAGGCATTGAGTGCCAGCGCTGTCACATGTTGTCCAAAGGCGCCGAGAGACTGGAGCAGATCCCGGAGCAGGACGCCTTCATAGGTATGGGGCTTTTCCGTCCAGGGCGTTTGCGTTGTCAGAGTGTGCTGCGGCAGCTGTGCCAACATCTGGCGATCAAACCGGGCGCTGTGGCCGGTATTGGTTTGGCTGATGTTGCCGCTGATAGTTAGAATCACCTTCCCCTGGGGAAGAGGAAGGCTTGCGGCATAGCTGACTGTAGAAAACAGCCAACCCAGGCAGAATAAGAGGATGTTGCCCCGCATAACAAATGATTCCGTGTATGATCGAGATGAACTGTCAAAGCGGCAAATAAAGACTGGCTATTGAGCAGTGTCTTACTTTTTAAAAATCAGCAGTATACTTTCTAGGAATTGTTTTTTTTGTGATTTTCCTCCCAGTTTACATGTGAACTTTTTGTGACAAAATAATGATATCTCGTAACGACAGGCGTGTGTTTTACTGGTCTATCACTGCCGCGTGATAAAAACAGGGAGCAGTCAGGATCATTTTGCTGCGTGGGGGAAACCGCGGTAGCGCGGTTCTGGGAGAGCTCGGGTTGCAAGCCGTCGAGCCTCTGGCCGGCTCAGCTCTGCGTGTCCGTCGGTAATATGGCATACCTGTTCTTGCCGCTTGCTTTAGCGCCATCAAGTGCCCGTGAAGCCTGCGTAACCACTCCTTCAGATAGCTGGCTGAGTAAGGCAGAGTTCACATTGGATGGTGCGGTGAACGAGGATAGCCCGACACTGACCGTAATGCCTCGCTGGCCGAGCAACTGTTCAATGCTTGTCCGGTAACGCTCGCCGGCAATTTTGCTCTCCCGGAGACTGGCCTGACACATCAGGATGATAAACTCATCACCGGCCAGGCGGGCGACGGTATCGCTGTGTCTGGCTACGCTAAGCAGTGTTTTGCTCACCGAGTACAGCATCTGATCGCCGGCCTGAAACCCCTGGTTGCGATTAAAAGTTTTAAAGTTGTCGACGTTGATAACTGCGACTGAAAAAGGGGTTTGGTAACGAATACTTCTGGCAAGCTCTTTCTCCAGCAGCTCACTGAATGCCCGGCGGTTATAGAGCGAGGTTAACGGGTCGCGCAATGCAAGCTGCTCAAGTTCGAGGTTCTTCCGTCGCAGTGCTTCTTCGGTTTGCTTCAGTGCTGTGACGTCGTTGTGCGCGCCGAGCATGCGAACCGGTTTTCCTGACGAATCGCGGATCGCGATGCCGCGACAGCGGACCCAGACGGTTGAACCGTTCTTGTGCCGGTAGCGGACCACCTGATCATAGGGGTGCAGGGGATCCTGACAATGTTGTTTAAAATTATTGAGCGCCACCTGGAGATCTTCCGGGAAGATTAATTCCTGCCATTCGGCGGCCAAATGCTGTTTTTCAGTCGGGTCATAACCCAGTAGCGTCCAGAATTTCGGGCTCATCCATTCATGAGTCGGATTTTCCAGATCCCAGTACCACAGACCGTCGAGCGAGCCTGCCTGGAGAAACTCGAAAATTTCAGATTCTTGATTGAGTAACGTGTATAGCTCTGTTTTCAGGTAATGCGCGTTGTCCTGACTCATGGGTATGACTCCGTGATTATTCTGATCTGGCGCCTGTGGTCATCGACGATTGGCGTGGTGCCCGTACGAGTCATCATGTCCATTCCAGGTAAGACCTGATCACCTCAAGTGCAGCAAAGCCCTTTGCCTTCGATAAATATAGCTGTTTTTCTTGTCATAAGTATCCGCTTTTTCAGGTACCACTCTAATGCACTATAACTTTAAATTTTAGGAACAATAAAACTCATACCTCACCATTCAATCCGCCCCATCACACCCAAACAATACCAGCTTTCCAGAACATTGAGCATGAATCGTCTCATCACACGGTACAGATGTCCCCGGCTCTGAACCAGCACTGCCGCCCACGTTGCCTCCCCCCACCCAAGCAATCGTGGTCCGCGCATAAGGCCTGAACCATCAATGAGTGACCCTGTCACACGATCACGCCGTTGTATTCAAGGGGAGCATCACCAGCAATTGCGGCAATCACCAGTTGCCAACACCACAATTCTGTTATTTAATGCCAGAATTGTGTTATCGATGGAAACCTGCCGTGAATTCAGAAGCCTATTACCCGGCGATTGGCCCGGCCCTGCCCAAGCACATCAAGAAAGGCCATCAGCTGATCTTCAGCCGCCAGGATCTCTCCGCCCGCGAGGCCGATCTGTTCGCCCTGATGATGGCCCACATGAAAGAGCCAGACTGGCATCACAACACCCCGGTGTACCGGTTTTCCTGCAGCCAGCTGTCGGAATGGCTCGAGATAGACTCGCGCCACGTCGCCTCGGTCCTCAGCCCGGTTGCCGAGCGACTTTCGATGCGCCAGGTCGGCCTGCGTGCCCTCTCCGACAAGGGCGAAGAAGAATTCGACTACATCCCGTTTTTCAAACGCCTGGCCTACAAAGACGGTCACCTGGTGATGATCCCCAACGACGAACTGCGCACCGAGTACATCGAATACAACCAGGGCTTTGCCCTGATCAACACCCGGCATTTCTTCCACCTCAAGAAAGAGTATTCCAAGCGCCTGTACGAGCTGCTGAGCCGGTTTAAAACCGACGGCACCGCAATGAAGTCGCAGAACATCGATGATCTCAAAGGCCTGTTCGGCCTGCTCGATGAAAAAGGCCGGCTCAAAGCGGACAAAAGTTCATTCAAAAACAACAGTGTATTCATGAAACGTTGCATCCGTGACAGCATCGAGGAGATCGCCACCAACCCGCAAACCCGCAAGGAGCTGTTGTTCCTCACCAGCGACAAAGGCGAGAAAGGCTACCGGCTGATCAAACGCGGACGCAAAATTGTCGGTATCGAGTTTCTCTACCGCTGGCTGGAATCCGCCACCGTCCAGGAGCTCAACGATCAGGATGCCAAGGAGACCATCCGCAAGCTGGAGCTTAAGCGGCTGCAAAGCGGAGAAAAGCTGACCGTGGCCGAACTGCGCCGGCTAGCCGACGCCTACCGCGCTGTCGAGCACTTCGAAACCGCCGATGAAATCGAGCAGAGCATTGCCTGCCGGGAGCAGGAAGCAGCCCGGAGCCAGGCGCAGGAAAACGCGCAGGATGAGGATTTTGAAGCCATGCTGGCCCGCCTTGAAACCCTTAAAGACATGAGCGAGCACCCGCAATATTGATCACATTTCTGGCGTCAGCGCGATTTGACGCCAGAATTGTGTTATTTATACCCGCCTTCCCCGGATCTCAAGTGGTAGAAAGACTCACATCCCGCGATTCCACCGAATAAATAACATATTTATGGTGTTACACAGGACCGACACCATAAATGTGTTATCAATACACCACAATTGTGTTATCTATACACCATAAAAAGGATCAATAACACCAGAAATAAGATCAACAACGCCATAAATGTGATCAAACAAGCCAGAAAAGTGTTATCTATACGCCATAAATGTGATCAGTAAGGCTTTTTTTCTTTTTAAAAATCAGACAGTTACAACGCCTATAGATCTTATAGATCTAATAGTGTTTATAGTAATAATAGAAATATAGATCTTATAGTCACTGTGGATAAGTGGAAAATCTTCGATTTACACACTTCCCCACAGCCAAGGTAAAAATCAGTTCTCTCTTTCTTTCTCAGAAGCTTAAGGTACCCCCCGCAAAAATCCCCTGCCAAGCCCGGATCCATCGCTCACAACGCGTTACAGCGGCTCTGAGCACGGTAAACCTGCGTGTTCCCCGAAGCACTGCCGAGATAAAAATTAAAGGCAGATCAAGCTGATATTCATTTACTTTTTTTCATACATGCA encodes:
- a CDS encoding LysR family transcriptional regulator, with translation MLNSVWLNTFKTLIDTGHFTKAAEKLHMTQPGVSQQIRKLEEACGHQLVRRVKKRFEITEQGRDVYEYACQLERSEATLLDKLSTNHPYAGQYRIACSGSQALTLYPKLLELQQEFPKLIVTLEAAPNHKILIAIKNSDIDVGIVTSMPNRVHFDTELLGQESLCLVLPQKYADTANVFDALMELGLIRHPDIDHYLSLYMAKFGDETFSALKTDSFPVTGYVNQINQILLPISKGLGFTVLPKSAVDSFSHPETLAVFSPGKEVKETLYLVSKRHRVLPKRFNTVNDRLRKHFSADHSG
- a CDS encoding DUF3319 domain-containing protein, translating into MFTYRERKKSIWGIFTKNVQVKSRLKKNPNHSEGQRKIYIRSKYHRGYYIESISGEQDKWRARINGEFVSGSLEQIKMSIDLWCDRKEFVPPESIRVPLKSDSLKKKPRVKVYKGVKIFIDDEGDDEWYLIYKGKLLKGNLPNIVSFIDKIRK
- a CDS encoding EAL domain-containing protein; protein product: MSCFKAVRLTYGACRIYKESDSSLYSDFDYILQPIINPLTGRAHSYEVLSRVLSSSGECYDSEDFFSSIDDEFIKSIVLNQLETLQKASEVRGVIFSYNMPLSVLEDYDFVCQIIEYAITPIAIEVNDLSADFESARLHNHIQLLRSAGHKIWLDDFNHKDLTFFRSLTQFSWDLIKIDRAYLFNHDLFENLESLIRFLKYYTKEIVVEGVESDYYLSFLSRKKVLAQGFYFSPGLTPDELLPRVCDTSLH
- a CDS encoding GGDEF domain-containing protein, whose translation is MKSYLIQPPEMDPLEKKQQDSAIQTLTNSGMIDGVGVFDFKYFVLRIRAQSSTRHDISRQSLLSGNKEVHLTPANTDEMKRHIQVMKAKNQTQLNGTIEFRAPNGNSVWLHCKGSLCFKANQFQGIAYDITDYKRQEQQLQRENEEYRLQAHQDDLTALYNRRGFFVQMDHKLPLGLSRGAGYSLAIIDVDAFKTINDQHGHQKGDHILSTIATTLQSYTRKSDIIGRLAGDEFIVLIDETNFTESLRIADRFRAAIEAQLTTMHAATVSIGISTLKATEVPSESDITSLRDQLIYQADMALYEAKRRGRNQTWHYHQPENGTGTSTLS
- a CDS encoding putative bifunctional diguanylate cyclase/phosphodiesterase, producing the protein MNRFKLPIAAVVVLVFAAISTISAKRHHQVTSLISVSLKSVGWASSELEIETLKFMQALRRATLNNIDDDELWLRFDILWSRLDVLSTGEETRPFRSQPDALLLLGDLKQFLSRIEPLLAQNSRSEAVMNATLEELERLYARVRTFNVKSFSGDRAWGSLQRLSLLQYESNFYLMGLLLSGGILIFLLYRANAENKRQARRDSLTGLANRYAFQNALAEATHRARRKKTRYAVYILDLDNFKDVNDALGHPIGDTLLRELARQLQQMLPSKMVLARLGGDEFGIIQHDIQSSQTGLELSQRICEQVSHGIKIQGHQLFPSMSIGLSIYPDHGQDPNTLTKHADTAMYQAKSRGRNTYQMFHQSMNDKAERFRILTNDLHQALADNQMTLAYQPIVCLQDRRVILVEALLRWQHDVYGAIPPPDIVTIAENSGQAERLNEWVLQTACRQTMAWRRTGLTEIQISVNISPAMHTRYNLETMVSNVLVQTGLPANKLILEITEDTTMQAVENSLQRLQNLHALGVELALDDFGTGYSSLSQLTLMPFQKLKIDKVFIQQLTPTSKKMSVLKAILTLSQDLGLKVVTEGIETEAQYELMRDAGCQYGQGYLFSKPVEATEVGKMISRDAQQRSDINTFYR
- a CDS encoding oxidoreductase, with product MILTISGNISQTNTGHSARFDRQMLAQLPQHTLTTQTPWTEKPHTYEGVLLRDLLQSLGAFGQHVTALALNAYQSDIKMDIIQSYPILLAMKDNGTLMRVRDKGPLWIIYPISEYPELDAPNHYEGMVWQLSALEVKP
- a CDS encoding sensor domain-containing diguanylate cyclase, with the translated sequence MSQDNAHYLKTELYTLLNQESEIFEFLQAGSLDGLWYWDLENPTHEWMSPKFWTLLGYDPTEKQHLAAEWQELIFPEDLQVALNNFKQHCQDPLHPYDQVVRYRHKNGSTVWVRCRGIAIRDSSGKPVRMLGAHNDVTALKQTEEALRRKNLELEQLALRDPLTSLYNRRAFSELLEKELARSIRYQTPFSVAVINVDNFKTFNRNQGFQAGDQMLYSVSKTLLSVARHSDTVARLAGDEFIILMCQASLRESKIAGERYRTSIEQLLGQRGITVSVGLSSFTAPSNVNSALLSQLSEGVVTQASRALDGAKASGKNRYAILPTDTQS
- a CDS encoding replication initiation protein, giving the protein MPELCYRWKPAVNSEAYYPAIGPALPKHIKKGHQLIFSRQDLSAREADLFALMMAHMKEPDWHHNTPVYRFSCSQLSEWLEIDSRHVASVLSPVAERLSMRQVGLRALSDKGEEEFDYIPFFKRLAYKDGHLVMIPNDELRTEYIEYNQGFALINTRHFFHLKKEYSKRLYELLSRFKTDGTAMKSQNIDDLKGLFGLLDEKGRLKADKSSFKNNSVFMKRCIRDSIEEIATNPQTRKELLFLTSDKGEKGYRLIKRGRKIVGIEFLYRWLESATVQELNDQDAKETIRKLELKRLQSGEKLTVAELRRLADAYRAVEHFETADEIEQSIACREQEAARSQAQENAQDEDFEAMLARLETLKDMSEHPQY